In Acidobacteriota bacterium, a single window of DNA contains:
- a CDS encoding VWA domain-containing protein yields the protein MKTRYVVLAALLALSGALFFLNLSVTHAAPPPPPKPSPSHPGQAGALQVIGKDGQVIGECPLKHTGVKAEISGFLARVEVTQEFVNDGTDKIEAVYVFPLPQNAAVNDMTMHVGTRLVRGIIKRREEAQAIYDKARSTGHVAALLDQERPNIFTQSVANIMPGETVTITLTYVDTLKYEAGSYEFMFPTVVGPRYIPGAALQANQVIGQQGGGRLPDTGKVPDASRITPPVAPQNVRAGHDISIAVALDAGVPITGLRSELHQVDVERTGASSAVVRLRDEDTIPNKDFILRYEVAGQQIADALLVHAEQSKAAQSLGGALAGSQTAGYFTFILQPPERVFDEDATPRELVFVLDTSGSMSGFPIEKAKETMALALGNLRAKDTFNLITFSGDEHILFPEPVPATAANLVKAQQFLASREGSGGTEMMKAIRAALAPTDKLDHLRIAIFFTDGYVGNDMEIIGEVKKHANARVFAFGIGNSVNRFLLDNMAKEGRGEVEYVTLDSDAEAAVTRLEERVRTPLLTDVSIDWNGLPVTDVSPARPADLFSAKPLVLTGRYTQAAHGTITLRGRRAGQPFTREITVDLPAVEKSNRVLATLWARRKVDDLMSQDWNGAQQGTMKKALQEQVTQLGLDYKMMTQFTSLVAVEEMVVTDSGVPRTVQVPVEVPQGVDRAMAVGEERDAKTMNFAGSYNGSGMLNAPPASSPVPMILRQQIQSLPTRSRNTYSLSGTAGKGYADRKDEAMVAKMTDELFQILACLEAKPASAGGCSGVLHVRIALTDNSAATLQKLKLLGFKLTIQPTTAKLVYGELPAASLKAVAAMTEVFFLSRAEPIGKSGASTKH from the coding sequence ATGAAGACAAGGTATGTAGTCCTCGCCGCACTGCTCGCCCTTTCCGGCGCGCTTTTTTTCCTCAACCTGTCAGTCACGCACGCCGCGCCACCTCCTCCACCGAAGCCGAGCCCGTCGCATCCTGGCCAGGCGGGCGCGCTTCAGGTCATCGGCAAAGACGGACAGGTCATCGGCGAGTGTCCGCTGAAGCACACCGGCGTGAAGGCGGAGATCTCCGGATTCCTGGCACGCGTGGAAGTCACGCAGGAGTTCGTGAACGACGGCACGGACAAGATCGAAGCTGTCTATGTGTTTCCGCTGCCGCAGAACGCGGCTGTGAATGACATGACGATGCACGTGGGAACGCGCCTGGTGCGCGGCATCATCAAGCGCCGGGAAGAAGCGCAGGCCATCTACGACAAAGCGCGCTCCACCGGACACGTCGCCGCGCTCCTCGATCAGGAGCGCCCTAACATCTTCACTCAGTCGGTCGCCAACATCATGCCCGGCGAGACCGTCACCATCACGCTCACTTACGTGGACACGCTCAAGTACGAAGCCGGGTCCTACGAGTTCATGTTCCCGACGGTCGTTGGCCCGCGCTACATCCCGGGCGCCGCTCTTCAAGCAAACCAGGTCATCGGACAGCAGGGCGGCGGTCGCCTTCCCGACACCGGCAAAGTTCCCGACGCATCCCGCATCACGCCGCCGGTCGCGCCGCAAAATGTCCGCGCCGGACACGACATCTCCATCGCGGTCGCACTCGATGCCGGCGTGCCCATCACCGGACTGCGCAGCGAGCTGCATCAAGTCGACGTCGAACGCACCGGCGCGTCGAGCGCCGTGGTGCGGCTGCGCGACGAGGACACCATCCCCAACAAAGACTTCATCCTGCGTTACGAAGTTGCCGGCCAGCAGATCGCGGATGCGCTGCTGGTCCATGCCGAACAATCAAAAGCTGCACAATCGCTCGGCGGCGCCCTCGCCGGCTCGCAGACTGCCGGATACTTCACCTTCATCCTGCAGCCGCCGGAGCGCGTGTTCGATGAAGACGCCACGCCGCGCGAGCTCGTCTTCGTGCTCGATACCTCCGGCTCGATGTCCGGCTTCCCCATCGAGAAGGCAAAAGAGACGATGGCGCTCGCGCTCGGCAACCTGCGCGCCAAAGACACTTTCAACCTCATCACTTTTTCCGGCGACGAGCACATCCTTTTTCCCGAACCCGTGCCCGCCACCGCCGCCAACCTCGTCAAGGCGCAGCAATTTCTCGCCTCGCGCGAAGGTTCGGGCGGGACGGAGATGATGAAGGCCATCCGCGCCGCGCTCGCGCCCACCGACAAACTCGACCACCTGCGCATCGCCATCTTCTTTACCGATGGCTACGTGGGGAACGACATGGAGATCATTGGCGAGGTGAAGAAGCATGCCAACGCGCGCGTTTTCGCGTTTGGCATCGGCAACAGCGTGAATCGGTTCTTGCTCGACAACATGGCCAAGGAAGGCCGCGGCGAGGTGGAGTACGTCACGCTCGATAGCGACGCCGAAGCGGCCGTCACGCGTCTCGAAGAGCGCGTGCGCACGCCGCTGCTCACCGACGTTTCCATCGACTGGAACGGATTGCCCGTCACCGACGTCTCGCCCGCGCGTCCTGCCGACCTGTTCAGCGCCAAGCCGCTCGTTCTCACCGGACGCTACACCCAGGCGGCGCACGGCACCATCACGCTACGCGGCCGCCGCGCCGGCCAGCCCTTCACCCGCGAGATCACCGTCGATCTTCCCGCAGTCGAGAAGTCGAACCGCGTGCTCGCCACCCTGTGGGCGCGCCGCAAGGTCGATGACCTGATGTCGCAGGATTGGAACGGCGCGCAGCAAGGCACGATGAAGAAAGCGTTGCAGGAGCAGGTGACGCAGCTCGGCCTCGACTACAAGATGATGACGCAGTTCACCTCCTTGGTTGCGGTGGAAGAGATGGTCGTGACTGACTCGGGCGTGCCGCGGACTGTCCAGGTCCCGGTCGAAGTGCCGCAGGGCGTGGACCGCGCCATGGCGGTGGGCGAAGAGCGCGACGCCAAGACAATGAACTTCGCCGGCTCATACAACGGGTCAGGGATGCTCAACGCGCCACCCGCCTCGTCACCGGTGCCGATGATCTTGCGACAGCAGATCCAATCGCTGCCCACGCGTTCGCGCAACACCTACTCGTTGAGCGGCACGGCCGGCAAGGGCTACGCCGACCGCAAAGACGAAGCGATGGTCGCGAAGATGACGGACGAGTTGTTCCAGATCCTCGCCTGCCTCGAAGCCAAGCCAGCAAGTGCGGGTGGTTGCTCGGGCGTGTTGCATGTCCGCATCGCGCTCACCGACAACTCCGCCGCCACGTTGCAGAAGTTGAAACTGCTCGGCTTCAAGCTCACCATCCAGCCCACCACGGCCAAGCTCGTCTACGGCGAGCTGCCGGCGGCGAGCCTGAAGGCGGTCGCGGCGATGACGGAGGTCTTCTTCCTCTCGCGCGCCGAGCCGATTGGAAAAAGCGGAGCCAGCACCAAACACTAG